In the Harmonia axyridis chromosome 3, icHarAxyr1.1, whole genome shotgun sequence genome, one interval contains:
- the LOC123675264 gene encoding uncharacterized protein LOC123675264, producing MRTYKRKTTRYSYTTEDLKNAAKAVNDEGKSVNAAAEEFGIKRMTLTKFLKKLNEGGDSSMGYATPRQVFSPTQEDSLKKYLLQMASIFYGYSPKDVRRLAYECAIKFGITILLSWTANKMAGKEWLTKFLKRNLELSIRKPEPTSLGRATSFNEQNVKVFFEKLAEVMDRYGFSAADI from the coding sequence ATGCGGACTTACAAGAGGAAGACTACAAGATATTCTTACACTACTGAAGATTTAAAAAATGCTGCAAAGGCTGTTAATGATGAAGGAAAAAGTGTTAATGCCGCCGCTGAAGAATTTGGTATCAAACGGATGACTTTgacaaaatttttgaagaaattaaatgaAGGTGGTGATTCATCCATGGGCTATGCAACACCGAGACAAGTATTTTCTCCTACACAGGAAGACTCTCTGAAAAAGTACTTGCTACAAATGGCATCAATCTTCTATGGATATTCTCCAAAAGACGTCCGTCGCCTTGCCTACGAATGTGCTATTAAATTTGGCATTACAATTCTACTTAGCTGGACTGCGAATAAGATGGCCGGAAAAGAATGGCTTACGAAGTTTTTAAAACGAAATCTGGAGCTATCCATACGTAAACCAGAACCCACCAGCCTTGGTAGGGCAACATCATTTAATGAGCAGAATGTTAAAGTGTTTTTTGAGAAATTAGCGGAAGTAATGGATAGATATGGATTTAGTGCggcagacatttga